A part of Gossypium hirsutum isolate 1008001.06 chromosome A07, Gossypium_hirsutum_v2.1, whole genome shotgun sequence genomic DNA contains:
- the LOC107932238 gene encoding beta-galactosidase: MWDKHNMLSSTTTRANMLFMLWLLFSSWVFSLVSATVSYDSKAIIINGRRRILLSGSIHYPRSTPEMWPDLIAKAKEGGLDVIQTYVFWNGHEPSPGKYYFEDRYDLVRFVKLVQQAGLYVNLRIGPYVCAEWNFGGFPVWLKYVRGIAFRTDNGPFKAAMQKFTAKIVNMMKAEKLFQTQGGPIIMAQIENEFGPVEWEIGAPGKSYTKWAAQMAVGLRTGVPWIMCKQDDAPDPVINTCNGFYCENFTPNAKYKPKMWTENWTGWFTEFGGAVPTRPAEDIAFSVARFIQNGGSFVNYYMYHGGTNFGRTAGGPFIATSYDYDAPIDEYGLTREPKWGHLRELHKAIKSSEAALVSAYPTVTSLGSKQEAHVFKSKSGACAAFLANYDTRYSVKVKFGNGQYDLPRWSISILPDCKTAVFNTARIGGAHSSKKAMVPLNRAFSWQSYNEQSPTADDREATVHNGLWEQIYLTRDASDYLWYMTDVKIDPNEGFLKGGQGPILTFWSAGHALHVFINGQLSGTVYGGLDNPKLTFSNNVKLRAGINRISLLSVAVGLPNVGTHFETWNAGILGPVTLKGLNEGTRDISKQNWSYKIGLKGEALNLHTVTGSSSVEWVQGSQLVKKQPMTWYKTTFNAPGGNEPLALDMSSMGKGQVWINGQSIGRHWPGYIARGSCGDCDYAGTYTDKKCRTNCGEPSQRWYHVPRSWVKPSGNLLVVFEEWGGDPTRIALVKRTATA; the protein is encoded by the exons ATGTGGGACAAACACAACATGTTATCATCAACAACAACAAGAGCCAACATGTTGTTCATGTTATGGCTATTGTTTTCCTCTTGGGTTTTTTCCTTGGTTTCAGCCACTGTTTCTTACGATAGCAAAGCTATCATCATTAATGGCAGAAGAAGGATTCTCCTTTCTGGTTCTATTCATTACCCCAGAAGCACGCCTGAG ATGTGGCCCGATCTTATAGCAAAGGCTAAAGAAGGAGGGTTAGATGTTATACAAACATATGTTTTCTGGAATGGACATGAGCCTTCTCCTGGAAAA tATTATTTTGAGGATAGATATGATCTGGTTAGATTTGTTAAGCTGGTCCAACAAGCTGGTCTTTATGTTAATCTCAGAATTGGTCCCTATGTTTGTGCTGAATGGAACTTTGG GGGATTCCCTGTTTGGCTCAAATATGTTCGTGGTATTGCTTTCAGGACAGATAATGGACCTTTCaag GCTGCAATGCAAAAATTCACAGCGAAGATAGTCAACATGATGAAAGCAGAGAAGCTGTTTCAGACTCAGGGAGGTCCAATAATTATGGCTCag ATTGAGAATGAGTTTGGTCCGGTTGAATGGGAAATCGGTGCTCCTGGCAAATCTTACACCAAATGGGCTGCACAAATGGCAGTCGGACTCCGGACCGGTGTCCCGTGGATTATGTGTAAGCAAGATGATGCACCAGACCCTGTG ATAAACACCTGCAATGGATTCTACTGTGAGAACTTTACACCCAATGCAAAATATAAACCGAAGATGTGGACTGAAAATTGGACAGGCTG GTTTACGGAGTTTGGTGGTGCAGTTCCGACAAGACCGGCAGAAGACATAGCATTTTCAGTTGCAAGGTTCATACAGAATGGTGGTTCATTTGTTAATTATTACATG TACCACGGTGGAACCAACTTTGGCCGGACAGCCGGTGGTCCCTTCATTGCAACTAGCTATGATTATGATGCTCCTATTGATGAATATG GGCTTACAAGGGAACCAAAATGGGGACATCTAAGAGAATTGCATAAAGCAATCAAATCAAGTGAAGCAGCTTTAGTTTCTGCATATCCTACAGTGACATCTCTTGGAAGTAAACAAGAG GCTCATGTGTTCAAGTCTAAGTCCGGTGCATGTGCTGCATTCCTAGCAAACTATGACACGAGATATTCCGTAAAAGTAAAGTTCGGAAATGGTCAATATGACTTACCTCGTTGGTCCATCAGCATCCTCCCGGACTGTAAAACTGCTGTTTTTAATACTGCCAGG ATTGGTGGTGCTCACAGCTCAAAGAAGGCAATGGTGCCTCTAAACAGAGCATTTTCTTGGCAATCATACAATGAACAAAGCCCCACTGCTGATGATCGAGAAGCAACTGTACATAATGGTCTCTGGGAACAAATATATCTCACCAGAGATGCGTCAGATTATTTGTGGTACATGACAGA TGTAAAAATCGACCCTAATGAAGGGTTCTTGAAGGGTGGGCAAGGTCCTATTCTCACTTTTTGGTCAGCAGGCCATGCTTTGCATGTTTTCATCAATGGTCAACTATCGG GTACCGTGTATGGCGGATTAGACAATCCAAAACTAACATTCAGCAACAATGTCAAGCTAAGAGCTGGGATTAACAGGATTTCTTTATTAAGCGTTGCAGTTGGGCTCCCG AATGTTGGCACTCATTTTGAGACATGGAATGCCGGCATTCTAGGTCCGGTTACATTGAAGGGTCTCAATGAAGGGACAAGAGACATATCCAAGCAAAACTGGTCTTACAAG ATTGGTCTAAAAGGGGAAGCCTTAAACCTTCACACTGTTACTGGAAGCTCTTCAGTTGAATGGGTTCAAGGATCACAATTGGTGAAGAAACAACCTATGACTTGGTACAAG ACAACTTTTAACGCACCGGGAGGCAATGAACCGTTAGCTTTAGATATGAGTAGCATGGGAAAAGGGCAAGTATGGATAAATGGCCAGAGCATAGGACGCCACTGGCCTGGATATATAGCTCGAGGTAGTTGCGGTGATTGTGATTATGCCGGAACTTATACTGACAAGAAATGTAGAACTAACTGTGGAGAGCCTTCTCAAAGATG GTACCATGTTCCACGTTCGTGGGTGAAGCCGAGTGGAAACCTTTTGGTTGTGTTTGAAGAATGGGGTGGTGATCCAACTAGGATTGCTTTGGTTAAAAGAACTGCAACTGCATGA
- the LOC121231945 gene encoding uncharacterized protein isoform X1, producing MATTPSITDLFAQLALHLQLPINARENEEETLNLSISKLNQSLNLNENPNSELRVLDTALSLMCFKSPQVFDSLIEYLVKTIISVLSSSVTFQISRLQNEEFLLIDSSNLGLHCVELVEMFNNIHAKTQGKGLFSHLLLRAVLRVAVLASCYLSSSPHKPILVESIEGRSAAVSKLHCHLPAELSLENEELPLRLFFWYLDPLTLKQAVSKILQDTRERPFLCLSEEFHQRMDWRAIIICLALSPVMFIETRALLHNWFLRTGLAFVLDLLAGLVAAILDVISRPTWWGLSVEMGSKLPFSNAYFPNKNHLLRILVGAFSVENFIHLVHATSELVSLGGEQLCPAIKSTAVAVQSIDHKSLWALAIDFPDWFYFASVLLFSEKTLQKNFQAKCSFSPKVGEVHDKESLSTLAARYIAWILSPTSKNNQDFLVDFLTKISLSWGLKQFDLAMPNKEGATSKKKLKKPKVHNKMEGYAQAKEYDCQMIGIWLNETEKMYLEYGSNTTINGSASADSNAFYVLNLQQNVLLRRILLGVLIGCPSCITENGCELLLHYAATGKILQPRETMHAGLRHIKHKSEREDLTTWIDKCSEKDVLAGACLVFGLTDAVDSISASFFKTEESGIDFIYQVKVKAGKYLMKCINRLCQLNNEKGGVSTLRDVHNRLERWRHQGPEILQVQKDVDDIINYLNQKIVKSNK from the exons ATGGCGACGACGCCATCAATCACCGATCTCTTCGCTCAACTCGCTCTTCACCTCCAATTACCGATCAACGCACGCGAAAACGAAGAGGAAACTCTCAATCTCTCGATTTCGAAGCTAAACCAATCTCTCAACCTCAATGAAAACCCTAATTCTGAGCTTAGGGTTTTGGATACCGCTCTATCTCTTATGTGTTTCAAGTCGCCCCAG GTTTTCGATTCACTGATCGAGTATTTAGTGAAGACGATCATCAGCGTTTTGTCATCTTCGGTTACTTTCCAGATTTCGCGGCTTCAAAATGAAGAGTTTTTGCTTATAGATAGCTCAAATTTGGGTCTACATTGCGTGGAATTGGTTGAAATGTTTAACAACATTCACGCAAAGACACAAGGAAAAG GGTTATTTTCTCATTTGCTGTTACGAGCTGTTTTAAGGGTAGCGGTTTTGGCATCTTGCTATCTGTCTTCATCCCCGCATAAACCTATTCTTGTAGAATCAATTGAAGGAAGAAGTGCTGCTGTTTCCAAGTTGCATTGTCATTTACCTGCTGAACTGTCCCTCGAAAATGAGGAACTACCATTGAG GTTGTTCTTCTGGTATCTGGACCCCCTAACTCTAAAGCAAGCTGTTTCAAAGATATTACAAGATACCAGAGAAAGGCCTTTCCTTTGTTTGAGTGAGGAATTTCACCAGAGAATGGATTGGCGTGCCATCATAATATGCTTGGCACTTTCTCCTGTTATGTTTATCGAGACCAGAGCTCTATTGCATAACTGGTTTCTTAGAAC GGGTCTGGCTTTTGTACTAGATCTTCTGGCTGGACTAGTGGCAGCAATTTTGGATGTAATTTCCAGACCAACATGGTGGGGCTTATCTGTGGAAATGGGATCTAAGCTACCATTTTCTAATGCATATTTCCCAAATAAGAACCATTTATTGAGGATTTTAGTTGGAGCCTTCTCTGTTGAAAACTTTATACATCTAGTGCATGCCACAAGTGAACTAGTATCTCTTGGTGGGGAACAACTGTGTCCAGCTATCAAGTCGACAGCAGTGGCAGTTCAGAGCATAGATCACAAATCTCTCTG GGCTTTGGCAATAGACTTTCCTGATTGGTTCTATTTTGCTTCTGTTTTACTCTTCTCTGAGAAAACTCTCCAGAAGAATTTTCAAGCTAAATGCTCATTTTCACCCAAAGTTGGAGAAGTACATGATAAGGAATCATTGTCTACACTTGCTGCAAGGTATATTGCCTGGATTCTGAGTCCCACTAGTAAAAATAATCAGGattttttagttgattttttgACTAAAATATCTCTGTCTTGGGGTCTGAAACAATTCGACTTAGCTATGCCCAACAAAGAAGGAGCTACAAGCAAGAAGAAACTTAAGAAACCAAAAGTTCATAACAAGATGGAGGGTTATGCTCAGGCAAAAGAGTATGATTGTCAAATGATTGGGATCTGGCTCAATGAAACTGAAAAAATGTACCTTGAATATGGTAGTAATACAACCATCAATGGTTCTGCATCTGCTGATTCAAATGCATTCTATGTTCTTAACCTGCAGCAAAATGTTCTTTTAAGGAGAATCCTATTAGGCGTATTGATTGGTTGCCCCAGTTGTATTACTGAGAATGGATGTGAACTTCTGCTGCACTATGCTGCAACAGGGAAAATACTTCAGCCAAGGGAAACTATGCACGCTGGACTAAGACATATAAAACATAAGTCTGAAAGGGAGGACTTAACTACCTGGATTGACAAATGTAGTGAAAAAGATGTTTTAGCAGGTGCTTGTCTTGTTTTTGGCTTGACAGATGCTGTTGATAGTATATCTGCTTCATTTTTCAAGACTGAAGAGAGTGGGATAGATTTTATTTACCAGGTGAAAGTAAAGGCTGGGAAGTATTTAATGAAGTGCATCAATAGACTATGCCAGCTTAATAATGAAAAAGGAGGAGTTTCGACGTTAAGGGACGTACATAATAGACTGGAGCGATGGAGGCATCAAGGGCCGGAAATATTACAAGTTCAGAAAGATGTAGATGATATCATCAATTACTTGAATCAGAAAATCGTCAAGTCAAATAAATAG
- the LOC121231945 gene encoding uncharacterized protein isoform X2 codes for MATTPSITDLFAQLALHLQLPINARENEEETLNLSISKLNQSLNLNENPNSELRVLDTALSLMCFKSPQVFDSLIEYLVKTIISVLSSSVTFQISRLQNEEFLLIDSSNLGLHCVELVEMFNNIHAKTQGKGLFSHLLLRAVLRVAVLASCYLSSSPHKPILVESIEGRSAAVSKLHCHLPAELSLENEELPLRLFFWYLDPLTLKQAVSKILQDTRERPFLCLSEEFHQRMDWRAIIICLALSPVMFIETRALLHNWFLRTGLAFVLDLLAGLVAAILDVISRPTWWGLSVEMGSKLPFSNAYFPNKNHLLRILVGAFSVENFIHLVHATSELVSLGGEQLCPAIKSTAVAVQSIDHKSLWALAIDFPDWFYFASVLLFSEKTLQKNFQAKCSFSPKVGEVHDKESLSTLAASYAQQRRSYKQEET; via the exons ATGGCGACGACGCCATCAATCACCGATCTCTTCGCTCAACTCGCTCTTCACCTCCAATTACCGATCAACGCACGCGAAAACGAAGAGGAAACTCTCAATCTCTCGATTTCGAAGCTAAACCAATCTCTCAACCTCAATGAAAACCCTAATTCTGAGCTTAGGGTTTTGGATACCGCTCTATCTCTTATGTGTTTCAAGTCGCCCCAG GTTTTCGATTCACTGATCGAGTATTTAGTGAAGACGATCATCAGCGTTTTGTCATCTTCGGTTACTTTCCAGATTTCGCGGCTTCAAAATGAAGAGTTTTTGCTTATAGATAGCTCAAATTTGGGTCTACATTGCGTGGAATTGGTTGAAATGTTTAACAACATTCACGCAAAGACACAAGGAAAAG GGTTATTTTCTCATTTGCTGTTACGAGCTGTTTTAAGGGTAGCGGTTTTGGCATCTTGCTATCTGTCTTCATCCCCGCATAAACCTATTCTTGTAGAATCAATTGAAGGAAGAAGTGCTGCTGTTTCCAAGTTGCATTGTCATTTACCTGCTGAACTGTCCCTCGAAAATGAGGAACTACCATTGAG GTTGTTCTTCTGGTATCTGGACCCCCTAACTCTAAAGCAAGCTGTTTCAAAGATATTACAAGATACCAGAGAAAGGCCTTTCCTTTGTTTGAGTGAGGAATTTCACCAGAGAATGGATTGGCGTGCCATCATAATATGCTTGGCACTTTCTCCTGTTATGTTTATCGAGACCAGAGCTCTATTGCATAACTGGTTTCTTAGAAC GGGTCTGGCTTTTGTACTAGATCTTCTGGCTGGACTAGTGGCAGCAATTTTGGATGTAATTTCCAGACCAACATGGTGGGGCTTATCTGTGGAAATGGGATCTAAGCTACCATTTTCTAATGCATATTTCCCAAATAAGAACCATTTATTGAGGATTTTAGTTGGAGCCTTCTCTGTTGAAAACTTTATACATCTAGTGCATGCCACAAGTGAACTAGTATCTCTTGGTGGGGAACAACTGTGTCCAGCTATCAAGTCGACAGCAGTGGCAGTTCAGAGCATAGATCACAAATCTCTCTG GGCTTTGGCAATAGACTTTCCTGATTGGTTCTATTTTGCTTCTGTTTTACTCTTCTCTGAGAAAACTCTCCAGAAGAATTTTCAAGCTAAATGCTCATTTTCACCCAAAGTTGGAGAAGTACATGATAAGGAATCATTGTCTACACTTGCTGCAAG CTATGCCCAACAAAGAAGGAGCTACAAGCAAGAAGAAACTTAA